One region of Mucilaginibacter sp. 14171R-50 genomic DNA includes:
- a CDS encoding TraG family conjugative transposon ATPase, with translation MKSAEQVFPIYKIEHDTLVSMQGELTIAFELTLPEVFTLSNDEYLAFHQTWVKAIKLLPRNCIFHKQDWFVEDKCQASFGDKTFLSHASERFFHERPFLAHRCLVMLTKRPDNFKALTSAGSSLLRKHITPSQTTSTELFCDFTDSAGQFKRILEDSGLVRALRLTNEDLAGTQVTPGILEQYCFLVSAHDEPVLKDIHFNDGIRIGDNHCQLYTLAEAEHLPALVGPRITYDQYSTDKTKFSTGFATPIGALLNCNHIYNQYIFIEDSAKTLKKLEAKKLRLQSLSAYSRENAIGRDATHEFLHEAISQQRLPVKAHFNILAWGEPKEIKNKVSSALAQLDATPKQETDGAPQIWWAGLPGNSGDFPMNDTFDTFAEQACCFFNLETTYKSSLSPCGIRLGDRLSGKPLHVDLSDEPMKNGITTNRNKFILGPSGSGKSFFTNHLLRSYFEQDAHIVLVDVGHSYEGLCEFVGGYYFTYSEESPISFNPFYVGKEDVLDTEKRESIKAMILALWKKEDEGVQRSEYIAISDALYHYYESAPAFPCFNSFYEFLKGTFYETMKQSKVKDQHFDIDNLLFVLRPYYKGGEYDYLLNATKNLDLLHRRFIVFELDNIKDHPILFPVVTLIIMETFVSKMRKLSKDIRKMILIEEAWKAIAREGMAEYIKYLFKTVRKYFGEALVVTQDIEDIISSPVVKQAIINNSDCKILLDQRKYQNDFPKIQQLLGITDKETALIMSMNRANDERYRYKEVFISLNGQLSRVYRTEVSREEYWTYTTESAEKAKVKAYKKKYGDIRKAIAVIVQDEKETKNNPA, from the coding sequence ATGAAAAGCGCTGAACAAGTTTTCCCGATCTATAAAATCGAGCATGATACGCTCGTATCAATGCAGGGTGAATTGACTATTGCGTTCGAGCTCACGCTGCCCGAGGTATTTACATTATCGAACGATGAATACCTGGCCTTTCACCAGACCTGGGTTAAAGCCATTAAACTATTACCCCGGAACTGTATATTTCATAAGCAGGACTGGTTTGTCGAAGATAAGTGCCAGGCTTCTTTCGGCGATAAAACCTTCTTAAGCCATGCCAGTGAACGTTTCTTCCATGAACGGCCGTTCCTGGCACATCGTTGCCTCGTTATGCTCACCAAACGGCCCGACAATTTTAAAGCGTTGACCAGTGCGGGCAGCAGCCTGCTGCGCAAGCACATCACCCCTTCACAAACAACTTCCACAGAATTGTTCTGCGATTTCACGGACAGCGCCGGCCAATTCAAACGCATCCTGGAAGACAGCGGGCTGGTCCGTGCCCTCCGCTTGACCAATGAAGACCTTGCCGGCACGCAGGTAACACCGGGTATCCTTGAACAATACTGTTTTTTGGTTAGTGCTCATGATGAGCCAGTATTAAAGGACATTCATTTTAACGATGGCATCAGGATCGGTGACAACCATTGCCAGTTATATACGTTAGCCGAAGCGGAGCACTTGCCTGCATTGGTTGGACCGCGCATCACCTACGATCAGTACAGTACCGATAAAACCAAATTCAGCACCGGCTTTGCCACTCCTATCGGTGCCTTACTGAACTGTAATCACATTTATAACCAGTATATATTCATTGAAGACAGTGCCAAGACCCTTAAGAAACTGGAAGCCAAAAAGCTGCGCTTGCAATCCCTGTCGGCATACTCCCGCGAAAACGCGATAGGCCGGGATGCCACCCACGAGTTCCTGCACGAAGCGATCAGCCAGCAAAGGCTTCCGGTTAAGGCACATTTCAACATTTTGGCCTGGGGCGAACCCAAGGAGATCAAAAACAAGGTCAGCTCGGCACTCGCCCAACTGGATGCGACACCTAAACAGGAAACCGATGGCGCGCCGCAGATATGGTGGGCGGGCCTGCCCGGCAACAGCGGCGACTTCCCGATGAATGACACGTTCGACACCTTTGCCGAGCAAGCCTGCTGTTTCTTCAATTTAGAAACTACTTATAAAAGCTCACTATCGCCCTGCGGCATCCGCCTCGGTGACCGGCTATCAGGCAAGCCGCTGCATGTTGACCTGAGCGATGAGCCGATGAAAAACGGCATCACGACCAACCGAAACAAATTCATTCTAGGGCCGTCCGGCAGCGGTAAATCCTTTTTTACCAACCACCTGCTGCGCAGCTATTTCGAGCAGGACGCCCATATTGTTTTGGTCGATGTCGGTCACAGCTATGAGGGGCTTTGCGAATTTGTCGGCGGCTATTACTTCACTTACAGCGAAGAAAGTCCCATCAGCTTTAATCCTTTTTATGTGGGTAAAGAGGACGTACTCGATACCGAAAAGCGTGAAAGTATCAAGGCCATGATCCTGGCGCTTTGGAAAAAAGAGGATGAAGGTGTACAGCGCTCGGAATATATAGCCATTTCCGATGCGCTATATCACTATTATGAATCCGCACCTGCTTTCCCTTGCTTTAATTCCTTCTATGAATTTTTGAAAGGGACGTTCTACGAAACCATGAAACAAAGCAAGGTGAAAGACCAGCACTTTGACATCGACAACCTGCTGTTCGTTTTGCGGCCTTATTATAAAGGCGGTGAATACGATTACCTGCTAAATGCCACGAAGAACCTGGATCTGCTGCACCGTCGTTTTATTGTTTTTGAACTGGATAATATCAAGGATCACCCGATCCTGTTCCCGGTCGTTACGCTCATCATCATGGAAACCTTCGTTTCTAAGATGAGAAAATTATCGAAGGATATCAGAAAGATGATCCTGATCGAAGAAGCCTGGAAAGCCATTGCCCGTGAAGGTATGGCTGAATACATCAAGTACCTGTTCAAGACGGTCCGTAAGTATTTCGGGGAAGCATTGGTCGTTACCCAGGATATCGAAGATATCATCAGTTCACCGGTCGTGAAGCAAGCCATTATCAATAATAGCGATTGCAAGATCCTGCTCGACCAACGGAAGTATCAAAACGACTTCCCGAAAATTCAACAATTGCTTGGCATCACCGATAAGGAAACGGCGCTCATCATGAGTATGAACCGTGCTAATGATGAAAGATACCGCTACAAAGAAGTATTCATCAGCCTGAACGGCCAGTTATCGAGGGTTTACCGCACGGAAGTTAGCCGGGAAGAATACTGGACCTATACCACAGAATCTGCGGAGAAGGCTAAAGTGAAAGCTTACAAAAAGAAGTATGGCGATATCCGCAAAGCGATCGCTGTGATCGTTCAGGACGAAAAAGAAACCAAAAACAACCCCGCATGA
- a CDS encoding conjugal transfer protein TraI encodes MKKLIVIILLLFATRTQAQYQIVTSLVKKVIKAIDLKVQRMQNETIWLQNAQKNIENEQSKFRLTEISNWSEKQNALYRDYYDELWKVKSTVAYYQRIKDLTVKQIAMVGEYQRAWKLFQSDEHFQPDEIIQMQRVYVGILDASAKNIDQIMLVINPGKTQMTDQQRLEAINKAGDRLDENYSDLKQYNTQNMILSLHRSKDLNELQTIKNYYGLH; translated from the coding sequence ATGAAAAAACTAATTGTCATTATCCTGCTGTTGTTTGCAACCCGCACCCAGGCGCAATACCAGATCGTCACCTCGCTGGTTAAAAAAGTGATCAAGGCTATCGACCTGAAGGTGCAGCGGATGCAGAACGAAACCATCTGGCTGCAAAACGCGCAGAAGAACATCGAGAACGAACAGTCCAAGTTCCGCCTGACCGAGATCTCCAACTGGTCGGAAAAGCAAAATGCACTCTATAGGGACTATTATGACGAGCTATGGAAAGTAAAATCCACCGTCGCTTATTACCAGCGCATCAAGGACCTGACCGTAAAACAAATAGCCATGGTGGGCGAATACCAAAGGGCCTGGAAGCTATTCCAATCCGATGAGCACTTTCAGCCCGATGAAATTATCCAAATGCAAAGGGTTTACGTGGGCATTCTGGATGCCAGCGCTAAAAATATCGATCAGATTATGCTCGTCATTAATCCGGGAAAAACCCAAATGACTGATCAGCAAAGACTGGAGGCCATCAACAAGGCCGGGGACCGGCTGGACGAGAATTACAGCGACCTAAAACAATACAATACCCAAAATATGATCCTGAGCCTGCACCGCAGCAAGGATCTGAATGAACTACAAACGATCAAAAATTATTATGGATTGCATTAA
- a CDS encoding TerB family tellurite resistance protein — MRTIKIFIAMLCFSISAQAQSDELQQLMLNIEKLTQFKAILSDMKQGYQIYQQGYGMVSNLSKGNFNLHNIYLTGLMAVSPAVRNNPRVGQIMAQQNDLINEYKRYTSLFRQSGSFKGDELNYINNVFNQLVKQGNNNLDELANVMTANQLRMSDDDRLRTIDRIYVSSTDQLQFLRYFNRKAVMLSLQRSKDLSDTQTLKRLYGIN; from the coding sequence ATGCGAACCATTAAAATATTCATAGCTATGCTGTGCTTTAGCATCAGCGCCCAGGCCCAAAGTGATGAACTGCAGCAATTAATGCTCAACATTGAGAAGCTAACGCAGTTCAAAGCCATTCTGTCCGATATGAAACAAGGTTACCAGATCTATCAGCAAGGCTATGGAATGGTCTCTAATTTATCAAAAGGCAATTTCAACCTGCATAATATTTATCTAACCGGCTTGATGGCGGTTAGTCCGGCGGTGCGGAATAACCCCAGAGTGGGCCAGATCATGGCGCAGCAGAATGACTTGATCAACGAATACAAGCGTTACACCAGCCTGTTCCGGCAAAGCGGCTCCTTTAAAGGCGATGAATTAAATTATATCAACAATGTATTTAATCAACTCGTCAAGCAAGGCAACAATAACCTGGACGAACTGGCTAATGTAATGACCGCGAACCAACTGCGCATGTCGGATGATGACCGGCTGCGGACCATCGATCGCATCTATGTAAGCAGCACCGATCAACTACAGTTTTTACGATACTTCAACCGTAAAGCGGTGATGCTGAGTTTACAACGCAGTAAAGATCTCAGCGACACCCAAACGCTTAAACGGCTTTACGGCATCAACTAA
- the traJ gene encoding conjugative transposon protein TraJ, producing MKKKAIMIALLAITGTALPQIVRADGLADDIQGLQGVLNNVYNEMLPMCSQLIGVARGIAGFGALWYIAARVWRHLANTEAVDFYPLLRPFALGMAILLFPTVIAVINGIMNPVVTATGGMVKNSDAAIEKLLAQKQAAIEKTDTWQMYVGDDGEGDRDKWYKYTHPDDPNGDKEGVFSGLGNDVKFAMDKAGYKFRNSVKQWMSEILQVAYEAAALCINTIRTFYLIVLAILGPLVFGLSVFDGFQHTLTTWLAKYLNVFLWLPVANIFGSIIGKVQENMLKLDIQQIGNAGDTFFSSTDTAYLIFLLIGIVGYFTVPAVAGYIINPGGGNGLLNKVTNLTAISLSSVSNRAASGATNIINAPGHIREGYHEEKLNGNPKK from the coding sequence ATGAAAAAGAAAGCTATAATGATCGCCTTGCTGGCGATCACCGGGACGGCTTTGCCGCAAATTGTACGGGCCGATGGCCTGGCAGACGATATTCAGGGTCTTCAGGGCGTATTAAACAATGTCTATAATGAGATGCTGCCGATGTGCAGCCAACTCATCGGTGTTGCCCGTGGCATTGCCGGGTTTGGCGCTTTGTGGTATATCGCCGCGCGTGTCTGGCGGCATCTCGCCAATACGGAAGCTGTGGATTTTTACCCGCTTCTGCGGCCATTCGCTTTGGGCATGGCTATTTTACTGTTTCCTACGGTCATTGCCGTGATCAATGGTATCATGAACCCGGTCGTGACCGCTACCGGCGGTATGGTCAAAAATTCTGATGCCGCGATCGAGAAGCTGTTGGCCCAAAAGCAAGCGGCTATCGAGAAAACGGATACCTGGCAAATGTATGTCGGCGATGACGGTGAAGGCGACCGGGATAAATGGTACAAATACACGCATCCCGACGACCCTAATGGTGATAAGGAGGGCGTTTTTTCCGGCCTCGGGAATGATGTCAAGTTCGCCATGGATAAGGCCGGTTATAAATTCCGCAACAGCGTCAAACAATGGATGTCGGAAATCCTGCAAGTAGCGTATGAAGCCGCAGCGCTTTGTATCAATACCATCCGTACATTTTACCTGATCGTACTGGCCATATTAGGACCCTTGGTATTCGGCTTGTCGGTCTTCGATGGCTTTCAGCATACGCTAACGACCTGGCTGGCCAAATACCTCAATGTGTTCCTCTGGCTGCCGGTAGCTAACATCTTCGGCAGTATTATCGGTAAAGTCCAGGAGAACATGCTCAAGCTGGATATCCAGCAAATTGGCAATGCAGGCGATACCTTTTTTTCCAGCACCGATACCGCTTACCTGATATTTCTTTTGATCGGTATCGTCGGTTACTTTACCGTGCCTGCCGTGGCCGGTTATATCATCAATCCCGGTGGCGGAAACGGCTTATTGAACAAAGTCACCAACCTGACCGCTATCAGCCTGAGTTCAGTCAGTAACCGCGCCGCCAGCGGTGCGACCAATATCATTAATGCGCCGGGCCATATCAGAGAAGGCTACCACGAAGAAAAATTAAACGGGAATCCTAAAAAATAA
- the traK gene encoding conjugative transposon protein TraK codes for MFTHLRNIETAFQQNKRIVALVILTSALISIAAIYFSFAAYQKASAHIYVLANGKALEAIAADRKDNIPVEARDHIKMFHHYFFTLDPDEKVIDNNIRKALYLADESARNQYNGLKEKSYYNNLISGNISQQITVDSIQLNINSEPYYFKCFATQKLIRSTSTINKLLVTQGYLRNVSRSDNNPHGFLIEKWETIANRDTTINP; via the coding sequence ATGTTCACACACCTCAGAAATATCGAAACCGCTTTTCAGCAAAACAAACGGATCGTGGCACTCGTCATCTTAACCAGCGCCCTGATCTCCATTGCGGCGATCTACTTTTCTTTTGCAGCCTATCAAAAAGCTTCGGCGCATATTTACGTGCTCGCCAACGGAAAAGCACTGGAAGCCATCGCTGCTGACCGTAAAGACAATATCCCGGTGGAAGCCCGAGACCATATCAAGATGTTCCATCATTACTTTTTCACACTTGACCCCGATGAAAAAGTCATCGACAACAACATCCGCAAAGCCCTGTACCTGGCTGATGAAAGCGCGCGTAACCAGTATAACGGGCTGAAAGAAAAAAGCTATTATAACAACTTGATCTCGGGTAATATCAGCCAGCAAATTACTGTAGACAGCATACAACTCAATATCAATTCCGAGCCTTATTATTTCAAATGTTTCGCCACGCAGAAGCTGATCCGATCCACCAGTACGATCAATAAATTATTGGTGACGCAAGGCTATTTGCGTAACGTCAGCCGCTCGGACAATAACCCACATGGCTTTCTGATTGAAAAATGGGAAACCATCGCCAACCGTGATACCACTATCAACCCATGA
- the traM gene encoding conjugative transposon protein TraM, with the protein MDKQRKFLLVLPLLVIPFMTMAFWALGGGKNQNQRVAGHRGLDTDLPEAQFKDKGKTDKMAVYLAAQHDSLQNGVSPAFLRSMGLAKDSVATPDDQAEKIQVKLAQLNRQLNQPQETRQPIAYNEPDPQQVRQLKKMMRNMNAGANQPDPEMQQLNKMLDKIQAIQNPGSVQPKTATAEPSKPFRAISAIIDGKQKVMDGAAVKLKLTDTVTLKNQLLPKGQELFGVCQVTNQRLLLTIQNIRLDKQIIPVNLTVFSLDGMPGIPAPDVELGGAAGSGADDAIQSMQFLSMDQSLGAQAAAGGVNAAKRLFSKKVKKIKVKLQNKYPVLLKINK; encoded by the coding sequence ATGGATAAGCAACGAAAATTCCTGTTGGTATTACCGCTATTGGTGATCCCATTTATGACTATGGCCTTTTGGGCTTTAGGTGGCGGCAAAAACCAAAATCAGCGTGTCGCAGGTCACCGCGGTTTGGATACCGACCTGCCGGAAGCGCAGTTTAAGGACAAAGGTAAAACCGATAAAATGGCTGTTTACCTGGCGGCGCAGCATGATTCCTTACAAAACGGGGTAAGCCCGGCTTTCTTAAGGTCTATGGGCCTCGCCAAAGATTCGGTGGCCACGCCGGACGACCAGGCCGAAAAGATACAGGTCAAACTGGCGCAGCTGAACAGGCAGCTTAACCAGCCGCAGGAAACACGGCAACCAATAGCTTATAATGAACCCGATCCGCAGCAGGTTAGACAGCTGAAAAAAATGATGCGCAATATGAACGCCGGCGCAAACCAGCCTGATCCGGAAATGCAGCAGCTAAATAAGATGTTGGATAAGATACAGGCCATTCAAAATCCCGGATCGGTACAGCCTAAAACAGCGACAGCCGAACCCTCCAAACCCTTCCGTGCCATTTCAGCGATCATCGATGGCAAACAAAAGGTCATGGACGGCGCGGCTGTTAAACTCAAGCTGACCGATACCGTTACCCTAAAAAACCAGCTATTACCTAAAGGTCAGGAACTTTTCGGCGTTTGTCAGGTGACCAACCAACGATTGCTGTTAACGATCCAAAACATCCGCCTGGACAAACAGATCATTCCGGTTAACCTCACTGTGTTCAGTCTGGATGGCATGCCGGGCATACCTGCGCCTGATGTCGAATTAGGCGGAGCGGCAGGTTCCGGCGCTGATGACGCTATCCAAAGTATGCAGTTCCTATCCATGGATCAAAGCTTAGGCGCACAAGCCGCAGCCGGTGGCGTGAATGCTGCAAAGCGCCTTTTCAGCAAAAAGGTAAAGAAAATCAAGGTCAAACTACAAAACAAATACCCGGTGCTCTTAAAGATCAACAAATAA
- a CDS encoding DNA/RNA non-specific endonuclease, producing MKKTIINLLLLVISLHAGAQTINSAYVKALYQQYPTLPSDFCPSCKLWVNPYYRSIADTARHMPLVTYYVYTRAHRIAQETANVPRTGIYAAWHPAYGQPDETKVYKEANAQSVNMIAKGHCQAWILLAWCADAAILSDTYTFNAGMEYQGQNIGTEIATEELCRKLTDKTDSVRIWCGTFGSANSYTKGKLTVTVPTHYYKIIKYDNELLCYWMPNLPTEKRAHLAQRKVTHQQLIDNLGFDPMQVFH from the coding sequence ATGAAAAAAACAATAATCAATCTATTGTTACTGGTAATCAGTCTGCATGCTGGCGCACAGACGATCAATTCAGCTTATGTCAAAGCGCTTTACCAGCAGTATCCGACACTTCCGTCAGACTTTTGCCCTTCCTGCAAGCTTTGGGTAAACCCTTATTACAGATCCATCGCCGATACAGCCCGGCATATGCCGCTGGTCACCTACTATGTCTACACCAGGGCCCACCGGATAGCACAGGAAACCGCAAACGTTCCACGAACAGGCATTTATGCCGCCTGGCACCCGGCCTACGGGCAGCCTGATGAAACCAAAGTTTATAAAGAGGCCAACGCACAGTCGGTGAATATGATCGCCAAAGGCCATTGCCAGGCCTGGATTTTGTTAGCCTGGTGCGCCGATGCGGCAATCCTTTCGGATACCTACACCTTTAACGCGGGCATGGAGTACCAGGGGCAAAACATTGGCACAGAGATCGCCACCGAGGAGCTATGCCGCAAGCTTACAGATAAAACCGACAGCGTGCGAATATGGTGCGGTACCTTCGGCAGTGCGAATTCCTATACTAAAGGCAAGTTAACAGTTACTGTACCTACCCACTATTATAAGATCATCAAGTACGATAACGAATTGCTGTGCTACTGGATGCCCAACCTGCCGACAGAAAAAAGGGCCCATTTAGCACAACGAAAGGTTACTCATCAACAGCTGATCGACAATTTAGGATTTGACCCGATGCAAGTTTTCCATTAA
- a CDS encoding 2Fe-2S iron-sulfur cluster-binding protein, translated as MVVTSLKIPVRDITVTIDHDGEQHELRTYSKEYRSLMMLIYDRIGIEGFGECLGMVKCETCLVEITEKQTEPTAYERNEQATLFKAGHSDNNRRLSCQLMVDESLNGLKVKILL; from the coding sequence ATGGTCGTGACCAGCCTGAAAATACCGGTGAGGGATATTACGGTCACTATAGATCACGACGGCGAACAGCATGAATTGCGTACGTATAGCAAGGAATACCGTAGCCTGATGATGCTGATCTATGACCGGATAGGTATAGAGGGATTTGGTGAATGCCTGGGAATGGTTAAATGCGAAACCTGCCTGGTGGAAATCACAGAGAAGCAAACGGAGCCGACAGCTTATGAAAGAAATGAGCAGGCCACTCTTTTTAAAGCCGGTCATTCAGATAACAACAGGCGGTTGTCCTGCCAGCTAATGGTCGATGAAAGCCTAAATGGATTGAAGGTGAAGATACTATTATAG
- a CDS encoding hemerythrin domain-containing protein: MGAGKNKPIRRSEHIVTLSRDHHAGLLFCWKIREGLKKEIPLFKILKYMNFFWEEHLKAHFREEEALLFSRLDDPLSRQGKTEHLMLEERLRHLNHYENKSASEFMSFADLLTRHIRFEERTLFPHLENTLPESVLAPIGKYLAEQHREPFVESYPDEFWSKNYVWS, translated from the coding sequence ATGGGAGCAGGAAAAAACAAACCGATCAGGCGAAGCGAGCATATTGTCACCCTTTCCCGTGACCATCACGCGGGCCTGCTATTTTGCTGGAAAATCAGAGAAGGCCTGAAAAAAGAAATCCCGCTGTTCAAAATATTGAAATACATGAATTTCTTTTGGGAGGAGCATTTGAAGGCGCACTTTCGTGAAGAAGAAGCGTTGCTCTTTAGCCGGCTGGATGATCCCCTGTCCCGGCAAGGTAAAACGGAACACCTGATGCTCGAAGAGCGGCTGCGCCATCTGAACCATTATGAAAATAAGAGTGCGTCGGAATTCATGTCTTTCGCCGATCTGTTGACCAGGCATATTCGCTTCGAAGAGCGCACTTTGTTCCCGCATCTGGAAAATACCTTACCTGAATCCGTTCTGGCGCCGATAGGCAAATACCTCGCTGAACAGCACAGGGAACCATTTGTAGAAAGCTACCCGGATGAGTTTTGGTCTAAAAACTATGTATGGTCGTGA
- a CDS encoding cupin domain-containing protein translates to MIMQELEKNTHYKILQVELPAGTNMQRHYATSEAFVIVESGNALLICKGETAELVQGSRIAIPSHEPHMLKVIRDFKALVVMAGDAIITYSVL, encoded by the coding sequence ATGATCATGCAGGAACTTGAAAAAAATACGCATTATAAAATCCTCCAGGTCGAATTACCCGCGGGAACCAATATGCAGCGTCATTATGCCACGTCGGAAGCTTTTGTGATCGTTGAGTCGGGGAACGCTTTATTGATCTGCAAGGGCGAGACCGCCGAACTTGTACAAGGTTCCAGGATCGCTATCCCCTCCCATGAGCCGCACATGCTTAAGGTAATACGTGATTTTAAGGCATTGGTCGTGATGGCAGGCGATGCCATCATCACTTACTCAGTTCTTTAA
- a CDS encoding group III truncated hemoglobin gives METQLHDMETEADVRLLVDAFYGKVRQDELLAPVFEPVIGGNWDHHLARMADFWSTLLLYTKKFSDDPLTRHLPLVLTKAHFDRWLMLFHGTVDELFQGDIAENAKKRAYSIARIMKAVKNINQ, from the coding sequence ATGGAAACACAACTTCATGATATGGAAACCGAAGCTGATGTACGGCTATTAGTTGATGCATTTTATGGCAAGGTACGTCAGGACGAGCTATTGGCTCCTGTTTTCGAGCCGGTGATCGGCGGTAATTGGGATCATCATTTAGCACGTATGGCCGACTTTTGGTCCACCTTGCTGCTTTACACCAAAAAGTTCAGTGATGACCCACTGACCAGGCATTTGCCGCTGGTATTAACCAAAGCGCATTTCGACCGCTGGTTAATGCTCTTCCATGGCACCGTGGATGAATTATTTCAGGGTGATATCGCGGAAAATGCCAAAAAAAGGGCCTATAGTATAGCCCGGATCATGAAAGCAGTAAAAAACATCAATCAATAA
- a CDS encoding group III truncated hemoglobin, translating to MKKEIENIEDIKVFVDDFYTRVRTEELIGPIFMENIEDWRPHLDKMYAFWNAALFGVHGFRGNPFAKHAPLNIGRPHFERWLELFYATIDEHFEGFIAEDAKKRAELMASMFLTRLQQLNGNSDRVIV from the coding sequence ATGAAAAAAGAAATTGAAAATATCGAAGATATCAAGGTGTTCGTTGATGACTTCTATACCAGGGTCAGGACCGAAGAACTGATTGGCCCCATCTTTATGGAAAATATCGAAGATTGGCGGCCCCACCTCGACAAAATGTATGCGTTTTGGAATGCGGCGTTATTTGGCGTACACGGCTTCCGCGGTAATCCCTTTGCCAAACATGCGCCGTTAAATATCGGCCGGCCACATTTCGAGCGCTGGCTGGAACTATTTTATGCGACGATTGATGAACACTTTGAAGGCTTTATAGCGGAAGATGCCAAGAAGCGCGCGGAGCTGATGGCGAGTATGTTTTTAACCCGTTTGCAGCAGTTAAACGGTAACAGTGACCGGGTAATCGTGTGA
- a CDS encoding cytochrome C: MEEKSFVTLFIDDDPQPIGIFPAPVSFELDTKKLTDGKHTLKVVSKDHKGKEGIKTIPFVVRNGPAIAVEGIRKDEVVDGVLPLMINAYGKGDQKTFMLQGSETPQSIPFWIIILLIAFTAWAVYYHITSGQTPLSK, translated from the coding sequence ATGGAAGAAAAAAGTTTTGTAACGCTATTTATTGATGATGATCCCCAACCCATAGGGATATTCCCCGCGCCGGTTTCCTTCGAGCTGGATACAAAAAAATTGACCGACGGAAAGCACACGTTGAAGGTGGTCAGTAAGGATCATAAAGGGAAAGAAGGTATCAAAACGATCCCGTTCGTGGTCAGAAACGGGCCTGCCATTGCCGTTGAGGGTATCCGGAAAGACGAAGTGGTAGACGGCGTGCTTCCCTTGATGATCAATGCTTATGGCAAAGGCGACCAGAAAACGTTTATGCTACAAGGCAGCGAAACGCCGCAAAGTATCCCTTTCTGGATCATCATTCTATTAATTGCTTTTACGGCCTGGGCAGTATATTATCATATCACCTCCGGCCAAACCCCGTTATCCAAATGA
- a CDS encoding cytochrome c, with amino-acid sequence MFAAVLPALDSQNNNAPLPESKPLTSEEIAGKGIFMREGCIACHTQQVRNVEMDKMWGIRPSIAADYARNVRTDIWRNTANLMGSERTGPDLMNIGNRQPSEDWHLLHLYNPRSVVAQSIMPAYSWLFEIKDYVFPDDVVVNVPDEFRKGVTGKIIATKEALELVAYLKSFKQLKLPDGKPTPVFLYGKENRQILPGTTSKLNTELDGAALYASNCQSCHQENGEGLKGAFPALKGSAVVLDKDPKVQLNIIMKGYNGRAGEGYGVMPPVGTNNNLKPEEIVAIMNHERTSWGNNGRKVTLTEIKELFNQVKSGPVAK; translated from the coding sequence ATGTTTGCGGCCGTACTGCCGGCGCTGGATTCCCAAAACAACAATGCGCCCCTTCCTGAAAGTAAACCGCTGACCAGCGAGGAGATCGCCGGGAAGGGCATTTTTATGCGGGAAGGTTGTATCGCCTGTCATACCCAACAGGTACGTAATGTAGAGATGGATAAAATGTGGGGCATCCGCCCCAGCATCGCCGCTGATTACGCGCGTAATGTTCGTACCGATATATGGCGTAATACGGCCAACCTGATGGGGTCGGAACGTACCGGGCCAGATCTGATGAACATCGGCAACCGTCAGCCAAGCGAAGACTGGCACCTGCTGCATTTGTATAATCCGAGATCGGTGGTAGCCCAATCCATTATGCCCGCTTATTCCTGGTTATTTGAAATTAAAGATTACGTCTTTCCGGATGATGTCGTCGTCAATGTGCCTGATGAATTCCGCAAGGGCGTTACCGGTAAGATCATTGCCACTAAAGAAGCGCTTGAACTGGTTGCTTACCTGAAATCCTTCAAACAACTGAAGCTGCCGGATGGCAAACCGACACCGGTTTTCTTATATGGCAAGGAAAACCGACAAATATTGCCCGGCACAACCAGTAAACTGAATACCGAATTAGACGGCGCGGCACTTTATGCCTCCAACTGCCAGAGTTGCCACCAGGAGAACGGCGAAGGATTGAAAGGCGCCTTTCCGGCGCTCAAGGGCAGCGCGGTCGTTTTGGATAAAGACCCCAAGGTACAACTGAACATCATCATGAAGGGTTACAATGGACGCGCCGGCGAAGGCTATGGTGTGATGCCGCCGGTCGGCACAAATAATAACCTGAAGCCCGAAGAAATCGTCGCCATTATGAACCATGAACGGACCAGTTGGGGCAATAACGGCAGGAAGGTAACCCTAACCGAAATCAAAGAATTATTTAACCAGGTCAAATCAGGACCAGTAGCCAAATAG